In Aquila chrysaetos chrysaetos chromosome 2, bAquChr1.4, whole genome shotgun sequence, the following are encoded in one genomic region:
- the LOC115337249 gene encoding uncharacterized protein LOC115337249, whose amino-acid sequence MGDSKIARLGKEALFDFLEKHKARPSVLGIDWAQGNWYNLQSVVDRMVALQKDARVRSGKGKAIACAVLGASLAAAVEDRDCHLTAESQIIESLQNLVQSLMGQVAGLKAQLEAEKNQVKHLQIALKEQLLAGTVREEIPPRSEIGYPFKDLQAAKERVEKLELPSLRPLVKTEYTYDDEQDQFPQVTTKEVPYTATELAKLKKEFGRTPKESETEYVWRVSLSGGDQILLSEKEAEGYWGPGVFLTTGNHRAPWSLTQRAAYWAGGLNPLERGDPLAITGTVDQLVESVQKAACLQMMYDRKLEPRQESPMMMLVDPERMTPLIRGLPDSLKPIGIQLQGKIQAMPQGESVGAASGGFTPDQHRRPPDKKIWTWGEVAQELINYGRKYGPVNPPATKTDSRGLRRTEVKIVPCPGSDKRTPLAKPPGGRDIPNKRNILWARGYQKGIPRSLMDGMPTDKLEKLVTAWPDKPVNRKVDFENTTLSTPSLIDLSETNATQEPVGN is encoded by the coding sequence ATGGGTGATAGCAAAATTGCCCgtttggggaaagaagctttgtttgattttttagaaaaacataaagcgcGACCCTCTGTGCTTGGGATAGACTGGGCTCAGGGAAATTGGTATAATCTGCAGAGCGTTGTTGATCGGATGGTCgctttacagaaagatgctAGAGTGcggtcagggaaaggaaaagcaattgcGTGTGCCGTTCTCGGAGCCAGTCTGGCCGCAGCAGTGGAGGATAGGGATTGCCACCTCACTGCAGAATCTCAAATTATTGAATCCCTCCAAAATCTTGTTCAGTCCCTTATGGGACAAGTGGCGggattaaaagcacaacttgaagcagaaaagaaccaagtgaaacatttgcaaattgctcttaaggagcagctccttgcaggtACTGTCCGTGAGGAAATTCCTCCAAGATCAGAAATTGGCTACCCCTTTAAGGACCTGCaagcagcaaaagagagagtggAGAAGTTAGAGCTGCCTTCATTGCGACCTttagtcaaaactgaatatacttATGATGATGAGCAAGACCAGTTCCCCCAAGTTACAACTAAAGAGGTCCCCTATACTGCCACTGAgttggcaaaactaaaaaaggaatttggccgAACCCCTAAGGAGTCAGAAACGGAGTATGTGTGGAGAGTATCATTGTCGGGGGGGGACCAGattctgttaagtgaaaagGAGGCGGAAGGGTattggggaccgggagtgtttttAACTACTGGGAATCACCGTGCCCCCTGGTCTTTAACCCAACGGGCAGCCTATTGGGCGGGGGGTTTGAACCCCTTGGAGAGGGGAGATCCCCTCGCGATTACGGGGACTGTTGATCAATTAGTGGAGAgtgtgcaaaaggcagcttgtcTGCAGATGATGTATGATCGAAAATTGGAGCCTAGGCAGGAGTCCCCAATGATGATGTTGGTGGATCCTGAGCGAATGACTCCCCTTATACGGGGACTCCCTGATTCCCTGAAACCAATTGGTATACAATTACAAGGAAAGATACAGGCGATGCCCCAGGGCGAGAGTGTTGGGGCTGCTTCAGGAGGATTCACGCCTGATCAGCACCGCCGCCCCCCAGATAAGAAAATTTGGACTTGGGGAGAAGTGgcccaggaattaattaattacggGCGCAAATATGGTCCTGTTaaccctccagccaccaaaacagacTCCAGGGGCTTGAGGcggactgaagtaaaaatagttccGTGCCCTGGGAGTGATAAGAGAACACCCCTTGCTAAACCGCCGGGGGGGAGAGATATCCCGAACAAACGTAATATACTGTGGGCGCGGGGATACCAGAAGGGGATCCCGCGTAGCTTAATGGACGGGATGCCAacagacaaattggaaaaattggtAACAGCGTGGCCTGATAAAccagtaaacagaaaagtggattttgagaaTACTACCCTGAGCACACCTTCCCTGATTGatttatcagaaacaaatgccaCCCAAGAGCCGGTGGGAAACTAG